The proteins below come from a single Streptococcus hyointestinalis genomic window:
- the asnS gene encoding asparagine--tRNA ligase: MSKELVSIIDVPKHLGQEVTIGAWVANKSGKGKLAFLQLRDGTAYFQAVAFKPNLIEKYGEELGLEKFDTIKHLSQETSVYVTGIVKEDERSKFGYELDVTDLEVIGESVDYPITPKEHGTDFLMDHRHLWLRSRRQMAIMQIRNAIIYASADFFDKNGFIKFDSPILSGNAAENTTELFETDYFGNPAFLSQSGQLYLEAGAMALGRVYDFGPVFRAEKSKTRRHLTEFWMMDAEYPFLSHDQSLDLQEAYVKALIQGVLERAPQALEILERDVTLLEKYIKEPFKRISYDDAITLLQEHEGEEGADYEHLEHGDDFGSPHETWISNYFGVPTFIVNYPASFKAFYMKPVPGNPERVLCADLLAPEGYGEIIGGSERETDYDKLLEKIKENGLNPDDYAFYLDLRKYGSVPHCGFGLGLERMVTFVSGTKHIREAIPFPRMLHRIKP, encoded by the coding sequence ATGTCAAAAGAACTAGTATCCATTATTGATGTGCCTAAGCACCTTGGTCAAGAAGTGACTATCGGCGCTTGGGTTGCCAATAAATCAGGAAAAGGAAAATTAGCATTCTTGCAATTGCGTGACGGGACAGCTTACTTCCAAGCTGTTGCTTTCAAGCCAAATCTCATCGAAAAATACGGCGAAGAGCTAGGACTTGAAAAGTTTGATACCATCAAACACCTCAGCCAAGAAACTTCTGTCTACGTGACTGGTATCGTCAAAGAAGACGAGCGCTCAAAATTTGGCTATGAGCTTGATGTGACTGACCTTGAGGTCATCGGTGAGTCTGTTGACTACCCTATCACACCAAAAGAGCACGGAACAGACTTTTTGATGGACCACCGCCACCTGTGGTTGCGTTCACGTCGTCAAATGGCAATCATGCAAATCCGCAATGCCATCATCTATGCTTCAGCTGATTTCTTTGACAAGAATGGCTTTATCAAGTTTGATAGTCCGATTTTGTCTGGCAATGCCGCTGAAAACACAACGGAGCTCTTTGAGACAGACTACTTTGGTAACCCAGCTTTCCTCAGCCAATCAGGTCAACTTTACCTAGAAGCAGGTGCGATGGCGCTTGGTCGTGTTTATGACTTTGGACCTGTTTTCCGTGCGGAAAAATCAAAAACACGCCGTCACTTGACTGAGTTTTGGATGATGGATGCGGAGTATCCCTTCCTTAGCCATGACCAATCGCTTGATTTGCAAGAGGCTTATGTCAAAGCGCTTATCCAAGGTGTGCTTGAGCGTGCCCCACAAGCGCTTGAAATCTTAGAGCGTGATGTGACTTTGCTTGAAAAATACATCAAAGAACCGTTCAAACGTATCAGCTATGACGATGCTATCACGCTGCTGCAAGAGCATGAGGGTGAAGAGGGTGCTGACTATGAGCACCTTGAGCATGGTGATGACTTTGGTTCACCACATGAAACATGGATTTCAAACTACTTTGGTGTGCCAACCTTCATCGTCAACTACCCAGCAAGCTTTAAAGCCTTTTACATGAAGCCTGTCCCAGGCAATCCAGAGCGTGTCTTGTGTGCTGACCTTTTGGCGCCAGAAGGCTACGGTGAGATCATCGGTGGTTCAGAGCGTGAGACTGACTATGATAAGCTACTTGAGAAAATCAAAGAAAACGGTCTGAACCCAGACGACTACGCTTTCTACCTTGATTTGCGTAAGTATGGCTCTGTCCCACACTGTGGTTTTGGACTTGGTTTAGAGCGTATGGTGACCTTTGTATCAGGAACAAAACACATCCGTGAAGCCATCCCATTCCCACGTATGCTTCATCGTATTAAACCTTAA
- a CDS encoding mechanosensitive ion channel family protein, with protein sequence MTILEKYWDQLHLDQIGVTLISKTVALINLFILFLILKRVAEFFFNKMVVKSLALTTQSDARKKTIARLLHNCLNYTLYFFLIYSILNIIGVPISSLLAGAGIAGLAIGLGAQGFLSDVVNGFFILLENQYEVGDSVVIGSVTGTITSLGLRTTQVRDFDGTLHFIPNRSITVVSNQSRGDMRARVDLPIYAHTDLEKVTEVIKAVNKTELPKYPQVVETPNILGPVYTSGGQLVFRIDLFVDSGQQNSMYSTFYGLYQTALIDAGVELPTPILTTSKTSSTSKKS encoded by the coding sequence ATGACTATTTTAGAAAAATACTGGGATCAACTACATCTTGACCAAATTGGAGTGACGCTCATTTCAAAGACAGTTGCTCTCATCAATCTTTTTATCCTCTTTCTGATTTTAAAGCGTGTGGCAGAGTTTTTCTTTAACAAGATGGTCGTCAAGTCTCTAGCACTCACGACCCAATCTGATGCTCGAAAAAAGACTATCGCAAGACTGCTGCACAACTGCCTCAACTACACGCTTTATTTCTTTTTGATTTACTCCATTTTAAATATCATCGGAGTGCCTATCTCAAGCCTTTTGGCTGGGGCTGGGATTGCTGGTTTGGCAATTGGTCTTGGAGCGCAGGGCTTTTTATCGGATGTGGTCAATGGTTTTTTCATCCTGCTTGAAAATCAATACGAAGTCGGTGATTCTGTTGTTATCGGCAGTGTCACAGGTACCATTACAAGCTTAGGACTGCGCACAACGCAAGTCAGAGATTTTGATGGGACCCTGCATTTCATCCCTAACCGCAGCATTACTGTCGTTAGCAATCAATCACGTGGCGATATGCGAGCTCGAGTTGACCTGCCTATCTACGCCCATACAGACTTAGAAAAGGTCACTGAAGTCATCAAAGCGGTCAATAAAACCGAACTTCCAAAATACCCACAAGTCGTTGAGACACCAAACATCCTAGGACCCGTCTATACCAGCGGTGGGCAGCTGGTCTTTCGGATTGATTTGTTTGTGGATAGTGGGCAACAAAATAGCATGTACTCCACCTTTTATGGGCTTTATCAAACAGCGCTGATAGATGCTGGTGTGGAGCTGCCAACACCTATCCTAACCACTTCAAAAACAAGTTCAACAAGCAAAAAGAGCTGA
- the tig gene encoding trigger factor, with amino-acid sequence MSTSFENTATNRGVVTFTISQDQIQPALDNSFNKIKKDLTVPGFRKGHITRAVFNQKFGEEALYEDALNALLPAAYEAAVAELSLDVVAQPKFDISSMEKGQEWVITAEVVTKPEVKLGDYKDLEVSVEVSKEVTDEEVDAKIERERNNLAELAIKDGAAEKGDTVVIDFVGSVDGVEFDGGKGDDFSLELGSGQFIPGFEDQLVGSKAGDTVDVNVTFPEDYQAADLAGKDAKFVTTVHEVKAKEIPALDDELAKDIDEEVDTLDELKAKYRKELEAAKEIAFDDAVENAAIELAVANAEIIDLPEEMVHDEVHRAMNEFLGNLQRQGISPDLYFQMTGTSQEDLHKQYEADADKRVKTNLVIEAIAKAEGFEASDEEVEKEINDLATEYSMEAEQVRNLLSPEMLKHDIAMKKAIEAVTSSAKVK; translated from the coding sequence ATGTCTACATCATTTGAAAATACAGCCACAAACCGTGGTGTCGTTACATTTACAATTAGTCAAGACCAAATCCAGCCAGCACTTGACAACAGCTTTAATAAAATTAAGAAAGATTTGACTGTTCCAGGTTTCCGTAAAGGTCATATCACACGTGCTGTTTTCAATCAAAAATTTGGTGAAGAAGCGCTTTACGAAGACGCTTTGAACGCTCTTTTACCAGCAGCATACGAAGCAGCAGTTGCTGAGCTTAGCTTGGATGTTGTTGCGCAACCAAAATTTGACATATCTTCTATGGAAAAAGGTCAAGAATGGGTAATCACTGCTGAAGTTGTGACAAAACCTGAAGTTAAACTTGGTGACTACAAAGACCTTGAAGTGTCAGTAGAAGTGAGCAAAGAAGTGACTGACGAAGAAGTAGACGCTAAGATTGAACGTGAACGCAACAACCTTGCTGAGCTTGCTATCAAAGACGGCGCAGCAGAAAAAGGTGACACTGTTGTGATCGACTTTGTTGGTTCTGTTGACGGCGTTGAATTTGACGGTGGTAAAGGTGATGACTTCTCACTTGAGCTTGGTTCAGGTCAATTCATCCCAGGTTTTGAGGACCAATTGGTTGGCAGCAAAGCTGGCGACACAGTAGATGTCAATGTTACTTTCCCAGAAGACTACCAAGCAGCAGACCTTGCTGGTAAAGACGCTAAGTTTGTGACAACTGTTCACGAAGTTAAAGCAAAAGAAATTCCAGCGCTTGACGATGAGTTGGCTAAAGACATCGACGAAGAAGTGGACACACTTGATGAGTTGAAAGCAAAATACCGTAAAGAACTTGAAGCTGCTAAAGAAATCGCTTTTGACGATGCCGTTGAAAATGCAGCTATCGAGCTTGCAGTGGCTAACGCTGAAATCATCGACCTTCCAGAAGAAATGGTTCACGACGAAGTTCACCGTGCGATGAACGAATTCCTTGGTAACCTTCAACGTCAAGGTATCTCACCAGACCTTTACTTCCAAATGACTGGAACAAGCCAAGAAGACCTTCACAAACAATACGAAGCAGACGCTGACAAACGTGTGAAAACAAACCTTGTCATTGAAGCTATCGCTAAAGCAGAAGGCTTTGAAGCAAGTGATGAAGAAGTTGAAAAAGAAATCAACGACCTTGCTACAGAGTACAGCATGGAAGCTGAACAAGTACGCAACCTTCTCTCACCAGAAATGCTTAAACACGACATCGCAATGAAAAAAGCGATCGAAGCTGTTACAAGCTCTGCAAAAGTAAAATAA
- the rpoE gene encoding DNA-directed RNA polymerase subunit delta: MELDVFKGQEKSELSMIEVARAILEERGRDHEMYFSDLVNEIQVYLEKSDATIREALPGFYSDLNTDGSFIPLGDNRWGLRSWYAIDEIDEEVITLEEEDDNAPKRKHKRVNAFMDGDEDAIDYNDDDPEDEDYSANDNSEYDDENPDDEKSEVESYDSEINEIIPDADLDEEVDINEEDEDDEDEEE, translated from the coding sequence TTGGAATTAGATGTATTTAAAGGGCAAGAAAAAAGCGAATTGTCAATGATTGAAGTGGCACGTGCCATCCTAGAAGAGCGTGGACGTGACCATGAGATGTATTTCAGTGACCTTGTCAATGAAATTCAAGTCTACCTTGAAAAATCAGATGCGACTATTCGTGAAGCACTACCAGGATTTTACTCTGACCTAAACACTGACGGTAGCTTTATCCCGCTAGGTGACAACCGTTGGGGACTGCGTTCTTGGTACGCTATTGATGAGATTGACGAAGAAGTCATCACCCTTGAAGAAGAGGATGACAATGCACCAAAACGCAAACATAAACGTGTCAATGCCTTTATGGATGGTGATGAAGACGCTATTGACTACAATGACGATGATCCAGAAGATGAAGATTACTCAGCTAATGACAATAGCGAATACGACGATGAAAATCCAGACGATGAAAAATCAGAAGTCGAATCTTACGACTCTGAAATCAATGAAATCATCCCAGACGCTGACTTAGACGAAGAAGTCGACATCAACGAAGAAGATGAAGACGACGAGGATGAGGAAGAATAA
- a CDS encoding ABC transporter ATP-binding protein: MVNHSKKLVELKNVSLTFNKGKSNEVKAINNVSFDIYEGEVFGLVGESGSGKTTVGRAILKLYDIDGGEMIFNGENISNLRGKALHGFRKDAQMIFQDPQASLNGRMKIRDIVAEGLDIHNLVHSKAERDQRVEELLELVGLNKDHLTRYPHEFSGGQRQRIGIARALAVEPKFIIADEPISALDVSIQAQVVNLMQKLQHEQGLTYLFIAHDLSMVKYISDRIGVMHWGKLLEIGTSDDVYNHPIHPYTKSLLSAIPEPDPIKERKRVHTLYDPSAELDGQEREMREITPGHFVWSTEEEAENFKKEHQ, from the coding sequence ATGGTGAACCACTCTAAAAAGTTAGTGGAATTGAAAAATGTTTCCCTGACATTTAACAAAGGAAAATCAAACGAAGTTAAGGCGATCAACAACGTCAGCTTTGACATCTATGAGGGTGAGGTTTTTGGGCTTGTTGGTGAGTCTGGGTCTGGTAAGACGACTGTCGGACGTGCGATTTTAAAACTGTACGACATTGACGGTGGTGAGATGATTTTCAACGGTGAAAATATCTCAAACCTTAGAGGAAAAGCGCTCCATGGCTTCCGCAAGGATGCGCAGATGATTTTCCAAGACCCACAAGCCAGTCTTAACGGACGTATGAAAATCCGTGATATCGTGGCTGAAGGACTTGACATTCACAATCTCGTCCACAGCAAGGCAGAGCGTGACCAACGTGTTGAGGAGTTGCTAGAGCTTGTAGGTCTTAACAAAGACCACCTGACACGTTATCCACATGAGTTTTCAGGTGGACAACGTCAACGTATCGGTATCGCTCGTGCCCTAGCGGTTGAGCCAAAATTCATCATCGCTGATGAGCCGATTTCAGCGCTTGACGTGTCTATCCAAGCGCAAGTCGTTAACTTGATGCAAAAACTGCAACATGAGCAAGGGCTGACTTATCTCTTTATCGCCCATGACCTGTCTATGGTCAAGTACATCTCAGACCGTATCGGGGTCATGCACTGGGGGAAACTCCTTGAGATTGGAACATCAGATGATGTCTACAATCATCCTATCCACCCTTATACAAAGAGCCTGCTCTCTGCTATTCCAGAGCCAGATCCGATTAAGGAACGCAAACGTGTTCATACCCTGTATGACCCAAGTGCTGAACTTGATGGGCAAGAGCGTGAAATGCGTGAAATCACACCAGGGCACTTTGTCTGGTCAACAGAAGAAGAAGCCGAAAACTTCAAAAAAGAACATCAATAA
- a CDS encoding TIGR01440 family protein — MDLQLLKEQTQEIVCDILDKSALRAGSIFVLGLSSSEVLGSVIGQNSSVEVGEVIVKTILDELDKRGLFLAVQGCEHLNRALVVERRLAEEKDLEIVNVLPSLHAGGSGQLAAFKFMDDPVEVEEITAHAGIDIGDTSIGMHIKRVQVPLVPLQRELGGAHVTALASRPKLIGGSRAQYLADPIRKY; from the coding sequence ATGGATTTACAGCTTCTTAAAGAGCAAACGCAGGAGATTGTTTGCGATATTTTAGACAAAAGTGCCCTAAGAGCAGGGAGTATCTTTGTTTTGGGGCTATCAAGTAGTGAAGTACTTGGCTCTGTCATTGGGCAAAATTCAAGCGTCGAGGTTGGCGAAGTCATCGTCAAAACCATCCTTGATGAGCTGGATAAGCGAGGTCTGTTTCTAGCAGTTCAGGGCTGTGAGCACTTGAACCGTGCCTTGGTTGTGGAGAGACGACTTGCAGAAGAAAAGGACTTAGAGATTGTCAATGTCCTACCGAGTCTCCATGCTGGTGGTAGCGGTCAATTAGCCGCCTTTAAGTTTATGGATGATCCTGTTGAGGTGGAGGAAATCACAGCACATGCTGGGATTGATATTGGTGACACTAGCATTGGCATGCACATTAAGCGTGTGCAGGTGCCTCTTGTACCTTTACAAAGAGAACTTGGTGGTGCCCACGTTACAGCGCTTGCCAGCCGTCCAAAGCTAATCGGTGGCAGCCGTGCGCAGTATCTAGCAGATCCGATTCGAAAATACTAA
- the truA gene encoding tRNA pseudouridine(38-40) synthase TruA — MIRYKAIISYDGTLFAGFQRQPSMRSVQGELEKTLQRLNSGEQVQVHGAGRTDSGVHAYGQVIHFDLPQDRDLEKLRFAFDTQTPDDIDVVSVEKVSSDFHARYNKHLKTYEFLVDNGRPKNPMMRHYATPFPYELDIEKMAEAIKDLVGEHDFTGFTASGTSVVNKVRTITRAEVSYDEKSHLITFTFTGTGFLYKQVRNMVGTLLKIGNNRMPVSQIKTVLETKDRQLAGPTASGQGLYLREISYHDEMTKGD, encoded by the coding sequence ATGATAAGATATAAAGCTATCATCTCCTATGACGGGACTTTGTTTGCTGGTTTTCAACGCCAGCCAAGCATGCGCTCTGTCCAAGGAGAGCTAGAAAAGACATTACAGCGCTTAAATAGTGGTGAGCAGGTGCAGGTGCACGGAGCTGGCAGGACAGATAGTGGGGTGCATGCCTATGGACAGGTGATTCACTTTGATTTGCCACAGGATAGGGACCTAGAAAAGCTGCGCTTCGCCTTTGATACCCAGACGCCAGATGATATTGATGTGGTCAGTGTGGAGAAAGTGTCTAGCGACTTTCATGCTCGCTACAACAAGCACCTCAAAACCTATGAGTTTTTGGTGGACAATGGTCGCCCTAAAAATCCCATGATGCGCCACTACGCAACGCCATTTCCTTATGAACTTGATATAGAGAAGATGGCAGAGGCGATAAAAGACTTGGTGGGGGAGCATGACTTTACAGGCTTTACCGCCTCAGGCACCAGCGTTGTCAATAAGGTGCGCACCATTACAAGAGCAGAGGTCAGCTATGATGAGAAGAGTCACCTCATCACCTTTACCTTTACAGGGACAGGCTTTCTCTATAAGCAGGTGCGTAACATGGTGGGAACGCTGCTCAAAATCGGCAATAACCGCATGCCAGTCAGCCAGATAAAAACCGTCCTTGAGACGAAGGATAGACAGTTAGCAGGTCCAACAGCTAGCGGACAAGGGCTTTATCTGAGAGAGATTAGCTATCATGATGAGATGACAAAAGGAGATTAG
- a CDS encoding pyridoxal phosphate-dependent aminotransferase has protein sequence MTKLSERVLSMEESVTLKAAAKAKQLASQGRDILPLTLGQPDFVTPQNIQEAAIAAITDGRASFYTQASGLPELKEAVGTYFEQFYGYTISPNQVVAGTGAKFILYAFFMTVINPLDEVIIPTPYWVSYADQIKMAEGVPVFVDATQENHFKVTVEQLEAARTTKTKVLLLNSPSNPTGMVYTREELQAIGDWAVAHDILILADDIYGRLVYNGTTFTPISSLSEAIKKQTIVINGVSKTYAMTGWRVGFAVGDSEIIAGMSKIISQTTSNLTTVSQYAAIEALTGSQDTVETMRQAFEERLNTIYPLLCEVPGFEVVKPQGAFYFFPNVTKAMEMKGYTNVTDFTDAILEETGVALVTGEGFGAPENVRLSYATDLDTLKEAVSRLKAFMEAE, from the coding sequence ATGACAAAATTATCCGAGCGTGTTTTATCCATGGAAGAGAGTGTTACCTTAAAGGCAGCCGCAAAAGCGAAGCAATTAGCCAGTCAAGGACGTGATATTCTGCCCTTGACTTTGGGACAGCCTGACTTTGTAACGCCTCAAAATATCCAAGAGGCAGCCATTGCTGCTATCACAGACGGGCGTGCTAGCTTTTATACCCAAGCGAGCGGTCTGCCTGAGCTAAAAGAGGCTGTTGGGACTTACTTTGAGCAGTTTTACGGCTATACGATTTCGCCAAATCAAGTCGTTGCAGGAACTGGTGCCAAGTTTATCCTGTATGCCTTTTTCATGACGGTCATCAATCCGCTTGATGAAGTCATCATCCCAACGCCATACTGGGTGTCTTATGCCGACCAGATCAAGATGGCAGAGGGTGTGCCTGTCTTTGTGGATGCCACGCAGGAAAATCACTTCAAAGTCACTGTTGAACAGCTAGAAGCTGCCAGAACTACTAAGACAAAAGTGCTCCTACTCAACAGCCCGTCAAATCCGACAGGCATGGTCTACACGAGAGAAGAACTGCAAGCTATCGGAGACTGGGCGGTAGCGCATGATATTCTCATCCTAGCTGATGATATCTACGGACGCTTGGTCTACAATGGCACCACCTTCACACCGATTTCAAGCTTGTCTGAAGCTATTAAAAAACAAACCATTGTCATTAACGGTGTGTCAAAAACGTATGCCATGACTGGCTGGCGTGTTGGCTTTGCCGTTGGTGATAGCGAGATTATCGCAGGGATGAGTAAGATCATCAGCCAGACAACCTCAAATCTAACTACCGTCTCTCAATACGCAGCCATCGAAGCGCTGACTGGCTCACAAGATACCGTTGAGACCATGCGCCAAGCCTTTGAAGAAAGACTAAACACCATTTATCCACTGCTGTGTGAAGTGCCGGGTTTTGAAGTGGTCAAACCACAAGGTGCCTTTTATTTCTTCCCAAATGTCACAAAAGCGATGGAGATGAAAGGCTATACCAATGTCACAGACTTCACCGACGCTATCCTAGAAGAAACAGGTGTTGCGCTGGTGACAGGTGAGGGATTTGGAGCACCTGAAAATGTGCGCTTGTCTTATGCCACTGACCTTGACACGCTAAAAGAAGCGGTCTCTCGCCTCAAAGCCTTTATGGAAGCCGAATAA
- a CDS encoding ISL3 family transposase has protein sequence MEHIKNSTKLIGIKDLNIKISIVLKHQTHIEIRAELDYPAPACPHCQGKMIKYDFQRPATIPILDVQGMATVLKLRKRRFQCKACRRVSVAKTSLVKKHCQISQPVWAKITQLLIEKQTNTDIARRLHVSVSTVQRQLNAFTFKDNFETLPEVLSWDEFARNKGKLAFIAQDFKTKKIIALLENNRQTTIKKHFYKYSRQAREAVKIVTVDMSGAYIPIIGKLFPKAEIVLDRFHIAQHLSRAMMTTRIAIMKAFNKTSLPYRAMKNHWRILQKDSRKLSDKAFYSRTFRQTLTPREIVQKTLAFSPELRYYYELYQLLLFHFQEKRVKAFFGLIHDNLGTVNASFSRVFRTFLKHETYITNALKQPYSNAKLEATNKLIKDIKRQAFGFRNFKNFRTKILITLNIQRERTKIVLSRT, from the coding sequence ATGGAACATATTAAGAATAGCACAAAACTCATTGGAATCAAAGACTTAAACATCAAAATATCAATTGTTCTCAAACATCAGACTCACATCGAGATAAGAGCCGAGCTGGATTACCCCGCTCCAGCCTGTCCTCATTGTCAAGGAAAGATGATCAAATACGATTTTCAAAGACCTGCCACCATCCCAATCTTAGACGTCCAAGGCATGGCAACTGTCCTAAAACTCAGAAAGCGGCGCTTTCAGTGTAAAGCGTGCCGTAGGGTTTCTGTCGCCAAAACTAGCCTGGTCAAGAAACATTGCCAAATCTCACAGCCTGTCTGGGCGAAAATCACGCAGCTTCTCATCGAGAAACAGACCAATACAGACATCGCAAGACGCCTCCACGTCTCTGTTTCTACCGTCCAGAGGCAGCTGAACGCTTTCACTTTTAAGGACAACTTTGAGACTTTACCAGAGGTCTTGAGCTGGGATGAATTCGCAAGAAACAAGGGGAAACTAGCTTTCATTGCGCAAGATTTTAAGACCAAGAAAATCATTGCTCTTCTTGAAAACAATCGGCAAACAACCATCAAGAAGCATTTCTACAAGTATTCCAGGCAAGCCAGAGAAGCAGTCAAAATCGTGACTGTTGACATGTCTGGTGCCTACATTCCTATCATTGGGAAACTATTTCCAAAGGCTGAGATTGTTCTTGACCGTTTCCACATTGCGCAGCACCTTAGTCGAGCCATGATGACCACTCGCATTGCCATCATGAAGGCATTTAACAAGACATCTCTGCCTTACAGAGCCATGAAAAATCACTGGAGAATCCTGCAAAAAGACAGCAGAAAACTCTCCGACAAGGCTTTCTACTCCAGAACCTTTCGACAAACTCTGACACCTAGAGAAATTGTCCAGAAAACCTTAGCTTTTTCGCCCGAACTCCGCTATTATTATGAACTTTACCAGCTTTTGCTTTTCCATTTTCAAGAGAAGCGTGTCAAGGCTTTCTTTGGACTCATTCACGACAATTTGGGTACTGTCAACGCAAGTTTTTCAAGAGTTTTTCGGACTTTTCTAAAGCACGAAACTTATATTACCAACGCTCTGAAGCAACCTTATTCCAATGCCAAACTGGAAGCCACTAACAAGCTTATTAAAGACATCAAACGACAAGCGTTTGGATTTCGTAACTTCAAGAACTTTAGAACCAAGATTCTCATCACTCTGAACATACAAAGAGAGAGAACGAAAATCGTTCTCTCTCGCACATAG
- a CDS encoding ABC transporter ATP-binding protein, translating to MSKETLLNVKNLHVDFHTYAGEVKAIRDVNFDLKKGETLAIVGESGSGKSVTTKTLIGLNAKNAEISGEILYQGRDLTQLTESEWTKVRGNDIAMIFQDPMTSLDPTMRIGMQIAEPILIHEKISKKEALDRALQLMKDVGIPNAEEHINDYPHQWSGGMRQRAVIAIALAANPQVLIADEPTTALDVTIQAQILQLMKKIQKERESSIIFITHDLGVVAGMADRVAVMYAGKIVEYGTVDEVFYYPQHPYTWGLLNSMPTTDTESGSLQSIPGTPPDLLHPPKGDAFAARNAFALDIDHEEQPPFFKVSDTHYAATWLLDERAPKVDVPEKIKARWDRWEKMKGAN from the coding sequence ATGTCTAAAGAAACACTTTTAAACGTCAAAAATCTCCACGTTGATTTTCATACTTATGCTGGGGAAGTGAAGGCGATTCGTGATGTCAATTTTGACCTTAAAAAGGGCGAAACGCTGGCTATCGTTGGGGAGTCTGGTTCTGGTAAGTCTGTTACCACAAAGACACTTATCGGCTTGAACGCTAAAAATGCTGAAATCTCTGGGGAAATCCTCTATCAAGGACGTGACTTGACACAGCTTACAGAGAGTGAGTGGACAAAGGTGCGTGGCAATGATATTGCCATGATTTTCCAAGACCCAATGACTAGCCTTGACCCAACCATGCGTATTGGTATGCAGATTGCAGAGCCTATCTTGATTCACGAGAAGATTTCGAAAAAAGAAGCGCTCGATAGAGCTCTCCAATTGATGAAGGACGTTGGTATTCCAAATGCTGAAGAGCATATCAACGACTACCCTCACCAATGGTCAGGTGGGATGCGTCAACGTGCGGTTATCGCTATTGCCCTAGCTGCTAACCCGCAGGTCTTGATTGCCGATGAGCCGACGACAGCGCTTGATGTGACCATCCAAGCACAGATTTTACAATTGATGAAAAAAATCCAAAAAGAGCGTGAGTCGTCTATCATCTTTATCACGCACGATTTGGGTGTGGTTGCAGGTATGGCTGACCGTGTGGCGGTTATGTATGCTGGTAAAATCGTTGAGTACGGAACGGTTGATGAGGTCTTTTATTACCCACAACACCCCTACACTTGGGGCTTGTTAAACTCTATGCCAACGACAGATACTGAGTCTGGTAGTCTCCAGTCTATCCCAGGAACACCGCCAGACCTTCTTCATCCGCCAAAAGGAGATGCCTTTGCGGCACGTAATGCCTTTGCGCTTGATATTGACCACGAGGAACAACCGCCATTTTTCAAGGTTTCAGATACCCATTATGCGGCGACTTGGCTTTTAGATGAGCGTGCACCAAAAGTGGACGTTCCTGAAAAAATCAAGGCACGCTGGGACAGATGGGAAAAAATGAAAGGAGCTAACTAG